A genomic stretch from Natronogracilivirga saccharolytica includes:
- a CDS encoding high-potential iron-sulfur protein has product MSEQNNISRKAFLGKISMLGLAGAGGGVFLKGCGNGNGEEVADDPCADLSGLSESDIELRETLEYVAETPNPDERCDNCEYWVDDQHGPECGGCTLFAGPVHPGGWCNSWVPMS; this is encoded by the coding sequence ATGAGTGAACAAAACAACATCAGCAGAAAAGCATTTCTCGGCAAAATTTCCATGCTCGGACTGGCCGGCGCCGGTGGCGGAGTATTCCTGAAAGGCTGCGGCAATGGAAATGGTGAGGAAGTTGCCGATGATCCCTGCGCCGATCTTTCCGGACTCAGCGAATCTGATATTGAACTTCGTGAAACGCTGGAATACGTGGCCGAAACACCAAACCCCGACGAGCGTTGTGACAATTGTGAATACTGGGTGGATGACCAGCACGGTCCGGAGTGCGGTGGATGCACCCTGTTTGCCGGACCGGTTCACCCCGGCGGATGGTGCAATTCCTGGGTTCCGATGTCCTGA
- a CDS encoding alpha/beta hydrolase family protein: protein MVTEKKGSIPAAIFAVVVMISGIQPALSTAAGQGRAMEVEDIMTFRQFHDPAISKQGSFIVFEAAPDRGDGKVQLKDDSGAERITLNRGTKPAISNDERWIMSYIHRPYRDRMREPGDPDSLVALRTDASDTLSFGEVSRAGFTKDSSWLIVLHEPEDDRQDGERTGQGGELAVYSLADGSSGDDHNRKQFRAGQVRDFTVDSLSTNLVYAVTDSTGEENGLYRVDLLAETLEAERIHRRMHAVYDGFSWHNPGRKLAFLHSREDSLGNPLPASLHIMNGDNGEVRTAVASDYYDDERVLPLHGELTWSDDGDRLFFGWKPLKKYRLGLYKEEEENVTVADRDTILADAEVDVWHGDDPLIKTHEKNTWEQRRTHTYLSVLHVDSRRVVDLADEQVPYVSPADNPRYVLGRNPRPYKRKITWDGRYNDYYLIDLQDGSRNEIVDRLRATTVSLSPQGRYVVFYEAENWHLYDGDRNIIRNLTETLDVPFANEDHDYPFPAPGYGMAGWVEGDRAVLIYDKYDIWQIDTRSGEARNLTGGGGRETERQFRVVETDPDKDYFGRDERLLVRGFGEKDKTYGFYGIRVGREGYERYAEGPHRYRFVDASESGDRILYTRESYREFPDLHIADDRIRDSRKLTDLNPQTEEFDWGEARLVSWRDMDGEKLDGVLITPEGHQKGEKLPVLVYFYEQFSQRLHHFNEQVINHRPGFPFYVSNGYAVFLPDVRYDIGIPGYSATRSIVPGVNKLIDMGVADPDAIGLHGHSWSGYQAAHMVTQTNIFSAVIAGAPVSNMTSAYSGIRWGTGLARQFQYEQTQSRIGGSLWDKRERYIENSPVFFADRVETPMLIMFGDEDEAVPWEQGIELYLAMRRLQKDVIFLQYRGEPHHPQEYANKLDYFLRMKEYLDHYLKGKPAPDWIRYGIPYDGN from the coding sequence ATGGTGACAGAAAAAAAAGGAAGCATACCCGCAGCAATTTTTGCGGTCGTGGTCATGATATCCGGAATTCAGCCGGCATTGAGCACGGCAGCAGGACAGGGAAGGGCGATGGAAGTCGAGGACATCATGACATTCCGGCAGTTTCATGATCCCGCCATATCAAAACAGGGTTCTTTCATTGTTTTTGAAGCGGCACCTGACCGGGGTGACGGAAAAGTTCAGCTCAAGGATGATTCGGGAGCAGAACGGATCACCCTGAACCGCGGCACAAAGCCCGCTATCAGCAATGATGAACGATGGATAATGTCATATATCCACAGACCGTACCGTGACCGGATGCGTGAGCCTGGCGATCCCGACAGCCTGGTTGCTCTCCGCACCGACGCATCCGACACACTCTCGTTCGGAGAGGTTTCGCGTGCCGGATTTACCAAAGACAGCAGCTGGCTGATCGTGTTGCATGAACCGGAGGATGACCGGCAGGATGGAGAGCGTACCGGTCAGGGCGGCGAGCTTGCAGTCTATTCACTGGCGGATGGATCTTCGGGTGATGATCATAACCGCAAACAGTTCCGGGCCGGACAGGTGCGGGATTTTACCGTTGACAGCCTGAGCACCAACCTGGTTTACGCCGTAACCGACAGTACGGGAGAAGAGAACGGACTATATCGCGTGGATTTGCTGGCCGAAACGCTTGAAGCAGAGCGAATTCACCGCCGCATGCATGCGGTCTATGACGGGTTTTCCTGGCACAACCCGGGCCGGAAGCTGGCCTTTCTGCACAGCCGCGAGGATTCTCTGGGCAATCCTCTTCCCGCATCCCTGCACATTATGAACGGAGACAACGGGGAGGTCCGGACTGCGGTGGCATCAGATTATTATGATGATGAACGCGTGCTGCCGCTTCATGGTGAGCTTACATGGTCCGATGATGGCGATCGGCTGTTCTTCGGATGGAAGCCGTTGAAGAAGTACCGCCTCGGGCTGTATAAAGAGGAGGAAGAAAACGTCACGGTGGCCGACCGGGATACCATTCTGGCCGATGCGGAAGTTGACGTCTGGCATGGAGATGATCCGCTGATCAAGACCCATGAGAAGAACACCTGGGAGCAGCGCAGAACCCATACGTATTTGTCGGTCCTGCATGTAGACAGCCGCAGGGTTGTTGACCTGGCTGATGAGCAGGTGCCATACGTTTCGCCTGCAGATAATCCGCGCTATGTGCTTGGACGCAATCCGCGTCCGTATAAAAGAAAAATCACGTGGGACGGCCGCTACAACGATTATTACCTGATAGATCTTCAGGACGGCAGCAGGAATGAGATAGTGGACCGGCTCAGGGCGACTACCGTTTCCCTTTCGCCGCAGGGGCGGTATGTGGTGTTTTATGAAGCGGAAAACTGGCACTTGTATGACGGTGACAGGAATATCATCCGCAACCTGACAGAGACGCTGGATGTCCCTTTCGCCAATGAAGATCATGACTATCCGTTTCCTGCTCCGGGTTACGGTATGGCCGGATGGGTTGAGGGCGACCGGGCTGTACTGATATATGACAAGTATGATATCTGGCAGATCGATACGCGGTCAGGCGAGGCGCGTAATCTCACCGGCGGTGGCGGACGGGAAACGGAAAGGCAGTTCAGGGTGGTTGAGACCGATCCGGACAAGGATTATTTCGGCCGGGATGAGCGGCTGCTTGTTCGCGGGTTTGGCGAAAAGGACAAAACCTACGGATTTTACGGAATCCGCGTCGGAAGGGAGGGGTATGAGCGGTATGCAGAGGGGCCGCACCGCTACCGGTTCGTGGATGCATCGGAATCCGGTGACCGCATATTGTACACCCGTGAAAGCTACAGGGAGTTTCCTGATCTGCACATTGCCGATGACCGGATACGAGACTCACGCAAACTGACCGATCTGAATCCGCAGACAGAGGAGTTTGACTGGGGTGAAGCCCGGCTGGTCAGCTGGCGCGATATGGATGGTGAAAAGCTGGACGGGGTGCTGATTACGCCGGAGGGTCATCAGAAGGGTGAGAAACTGCCGGTACTGGTCTATTTTTATGAACAGTTTTCCCAGCGGCTGCACCATTTCAACGAACAGGTGATAAATCACCGGCCCGGTTTTCCGTTTTATGTGAGCAACGGGTATGCCGTTTTTTTGCCTGACGTACGATATGACATCGGCATTCCGGGGTATTCGGCTACGCGGTCAATTGTTCCGGGTGTAAACAAGCTGATCGATATGGGTGTGGCTGATCCGGATGCGATCGGCCTTCACGGGCATTCATGGAGCGGATATCAGGCAGCCCATATGGTGACCCAGACGAATATCTTTTCTGCTGTGATTGCCGGGGCTCCGGTGTCAAACATGACCAGTGCGTACAGTGGCATACGCTGGGGAACCGGGCTGGCGCGGCAGTTTCAGTATGAACAGACCCAAAGCCGTATTGGCGGAAGTCTGTGGGACAAGCGCGAGCGGTACATCGAAAATTCGCCGGTATTCTTTGCCGACCGGGTGGAAACACCCATGCTTATCATGTTCGGAGATGAAGATGAGGCCGTACCGTGGGAACAGGGAATAGAGCTATACCTGGCCATGCGCAGGCTGCAGAAAGATGTGATTTTTTTGCAGTATCGGGGAGAGCCGCATCATCCTCAGGAGTATGCCAACAAGCTTGACTACTTCCTGCGGATGAAGGAGTATCTGGATCACTATCTGAAGGGGAAGCCGGCACCGGACTGGATCCGGTACGGCATTCCCTATGATGGCAACTGA